One genomic window of Kaistia geumhonensis includes the following:
- a CDS encoding GNAT family N-acetyltransferase, with the protein MPPDSASRYLFRPLRGDDLPMIAAWLTEEHVALWWDPPAIAVPKIAGHLADGAVRAYLVSIDGRPAAYLQSYDPHLEADHPYRDQPRGTLGIDQFIGEADLVGKGHGPGLIDHFARARFDEGVPRIIADPHPDNHRSLRAYAKAGFRPLDRRTTIYGTALIMGRDAGEPTRPR; encoded by the coding sequence ATGCCGCCTGACAGCGCATCGCGCTACCTGTTCCGTCCGCTGCGGGGCGACGATCTTCCCATGATCGCCGCCTGGCTGACGGAGGAGCATGTCGCGCTTTGGTGGGATCCGCCGGCGATCGCCGTTCCGAAGATCGCTGGCCATCTCGCCGACGGGGCGGTCCGCGCCTATCTCGTGTCCATCGACGGCCGGCCGGCCGCCTATCTGCAATCCTATGATCCGCATCTCGAAGCGGATCACCCCTATCGCGACCAGCCCCGGGGGACGCTCGGGATCGACCAGTTCATCGGCGAGGCGGATCTCGTCGGGAAGGGTCACGGGCCGGGGCTGATCGACCATTTCGCCCGCGCGCGCTTCGACGAAGGCGTGCCGCGCATCATCGCCGACCCGCATCCGGACAATCACCGGTCGCTGCGGGCCTATGCCAAGGCCGGGTTCCGCCCGCTCGACCGCCGCACCACGATTTACGGCACCGCGCTCATCATGGGGCGGGACGCCGGAGAACCGACGAGACCAAGATGA
- the hslU gene encoding ATP-dependent protease ATPase subunit HslU, with protein sequence MTNFSPREIVSELDRYIIGQQEAKRAVAIALRNRWRRQQLTGPMREEVLPKNILMIGPTGVGKTEISRRLAKLAGAPFLKVEATKFTEVGYVGRDVEQIVRDLVEVGLSLTRENRRKDVEAKAQLSAEERVVTALVGESASPATRESFRKKLRAGELDDKEIEIEVRDQGGAPQFEVPGMPGASIGVMNIGDMLGKAFGGRTKTRRVTVRDSHKILVDEESDKLLDTDAITAEAIATVENDGIVFLDEIDKICAREGRAGDVSREGVQRDLLPLIEGTTVATKYGPVKTDHILFIASGAFHIAKPSDLLPELQGRLPIRVELSALREEDFRRILTETEASLIKQYIALMATEGLNLAFADDAIDAIARIAVEINASIENIGARRLQTVMERILDEISFSAPDRSGETVTIDAAYIERHIGDLARNMDLSRYIL encoded by the coding sequence ATGACCAATTTCTCCCCGCGCGAGATCGTCTCCGAGCTCGACCGCTACATCATCGGCCAGCAGGAGGCGAAGCGCGCCGTCGCCATCGCGCTCCGCAACCGCTGGCGCCGCCAGCAGCTGACAGGCCCGATGCGCGAGGAGGTTCTGCCGAAGAACATCCTGATGATCGGCCCGACCGGCGTCGGCAAGACCGAGATCTCGCGCCGGCTGGCGAAGCTCGCCGGCGCGCCGTTCCTCAAGGTCGAGGCGACCAAGTTCACCGAGGTCGGCTATGTCGGCCGCGATGTCGAGCAGATCGTGCGCGACCTCGTCGAGGTCGGCCTCTCGCTCACCCGCGAGAACCGCCGCAAGGATGTCGAGGCCAAGGCGCAGCTTTCGGCCGAGGAGCGGGTGGTGACCGCCCTCGTCGGCGAGTCGGCGAGCCCGGCCACCCGCGAGAGCTTCCGCAAGAAGCTGCGCGCGGGCGAACTCGACGACAAGGAGATCGAGATCGAGGTCCGCGACCAGGGCGGCGCGCCGCAGTTCGAGGTGCCCGGCATGCCCGGCGCCTCGATCGGCGTGATGAATATCGGCGACATGCTGGGCAAGGCCTTCGGCGGCCGGACCAAGACGCGCCGCGTGACGGTGCGCGACTCGCACAAGATCCTGGTCGACGAGGAATCGGACAAGCTGCTCGACACCGACGCCATCACGGCCGAGGCGATCGCGACCGTGGAGAACGACGGCATCGTCTTCCTCGACGAGATCGACAAGATCTGCGCCCGCGAGGGGCGGGCGGGCGACGTCTCGCGCGAGGGCGTGCAGCGCGACCTGCTGCCGCTCATCGAGGGGACGACGGTGGCGACTAAATACGGGCCGGTGAAGACGGACCACATCCTCTTCATCGCTTCCGGCGCGTTCCATATCGCCAAGCCGTCCGACCTTCTGCCGGAACTGCAGGGCCGGCTGCCGATCCGCGTCGAGCTCTCGGCGCTGCGCGAGGAGGATTTCCGCCGCATCCTGACGGAGACGGAGGCGAGCCTCATCAAGCAGTACATCGCGCTGATGGCGACGGAGGGACTGAATCTCGCCTTCGCCGACGACGCGATCGACGCCATCGCCCGCATCGCGGTCGAGATCAACGCCTCGATCGAGAATATCGGCGCACGACGGCTGCAGACGGTCATGGAGCGGATTCTCGACGAGATCAGCTTCTCGGCGCCCGACCGCAGCGGCGAGACGGTGACGATCGACGCCGCCTATATCGAGCGGCATATCGGCGACCTCGCCCGCAACATGGACCTGTCGCGCTACATCCTCTGA
- a CDS encoding DUF1402 family protein gives MSRTRGALAALIAFSLLMSGLAPAFAAVDVPPGNRFKQQPAIDMSSIKRTGETKESFEEKYKRILRVLRRDPGLIRQIKSSARRYGIDPIHMIGAIVGEHTYNVGVVDNAQAYYVKALAYLGTKDLVFGYKGESVDSFVSRPQFEECAKLSDSYDLWTCREYVWNKSFRGKTVDGVSYPRDRFSRVFFQPLFAGQTFGLGQINPLTALMVTDRVHRTSGLPLLDPEQAPKVYEAIMDPDSSLDYMAAIIRMSIDVYRDTAGVDISDNPGITATLYNVGDVKARARALAAERRKRKTAWPEENYYGWLVNDRIEELRGLL, from the coding sequence ATGTCGCGCACAAGAGGGGCGCTCGCAGCCCTCATCGCCTTCAGCCTCCTGATGTCGGGCCTCGCGCCCGCCTTCGCCGCCGTCGACGTGCCGCCGGGCAACCGCTTCAAGCAGCAGCCCGCGATCGACATGAGCTCGATCAAGCGCACCGGCGAGACGAAGGAGAGCTTCGAGGAGAAGTACAAGCGCATCCTGCGCGTGCTTCGCCGCGACCCGGGCCTCATCCGCCAGATCAAGTCTTCGGCCCGCCGCTACGGCATCGATCCGATCCACATGATCGGGGCGATCGTCGGCGAGCACACCTACAATGTCGGCGTCGTCGACAACGCCCAGGCCTATTACGTGAAGGCGCTCGCCTATCTCGGCACCAAGGACCTCGTCTTCGGCTACAAGGGCGAGAGCGTCGACAGCTTCGTCTCCCGACCGCAATTCGAGGAATGCGCCAAGCTTTCCGACAGCTACGACCTGTGGACCTGCCGCGAATATGTCTGGAACAAGTCGTTCCGCGGCAAGACGGTGGATGGTGTCTCCTATCCGCGCGACCGCTTCTCCAGGGTGTTCTTCCAGCCGCTCTTCGCCGGTCAAACCTTCGGCCTCGGCCAGATCAACCCGCTGACGGCGCTGATGGTCACCGACCGCGTGCATCGCACCAGCGGCCTGCCGCTGCTCGATCCGGAACAGGCGCCTAAGGTCTATGAGGCGATCATGGACCCCGATTCCTCGCTCGACTACATGGCGGCGATCATCCGCATGTCGATCGACGTCTATCGCGATACGGCCGGCGTCGACATTTCCGACAATCCCGGCATCACGGCGACCCTCTACAATGTCGGCGACGTGAAGGCCCGCGCGCGCGCCCTCGCCGCCGAACGGCGCAAGAGGAAAACGGCCTGGCCGGAAGAGAACTATTACGGCTGGCTGGTGAACGACCGCATCGAGGAACTGCGCGGCCTGCTCTGA
- a CDS encoding helix-turn-helix domain-containing protein, translating into MTPLGARLRAMREQRGLSLKEMAEGLGVSSAYLSALEHGRRGRPTWLMIQRIIAYFNVIWDEAEELQQLAARSHPKVIIDTAGLHPAAGELAHRLAGEIGRLSPEALGRLSALLDEVAARDPRGSSG; encoded by the coding sequence GTGACCCCGCTCGGCGCACGGCTCAGGGCGATGCGCGAGCAGCGCGGCCTGTCGCTGAAGGAGATGGCCGAGGGGCTCGGCGTCTCCAGCGCCTATCTCTCCGCGCTCGAGCATGGCCGCCGCGGACGGCCGACCTGGCTGATGATCCAGCGCATCATCGCCTATTTCAACGTCATCTGGGACGAGGCGGAAGAGCTCCAGCAGCTCGCTGCCCGTTCGCATCCGAAGGTGATCATCGACACCGCCGGCCTGCACCCCGCCGCCGGCGAGCTGGCGCACCGCCTGGCGGGCGAGATCGGCCGGCTGAGCCCGGAGGCGCTCGGACGCCTTTCAGCGCTGCTCGACGAGGTGGCGGCCCGCGATCCGCGCGGCAGTTCCGGCTGA
- a CDS encoding Smr/MutS family protein, which produces MTRRRRGLSEEERTLWATVARTAVPLRPDDAVEPEAPPAPPEIDAAMLASVPPAETTGAPAARAKPSVPPLSPIERRVLSRVARGTLGIDGRIDLHGMTQHDAHLALRAFLVSAQLRGAKTVLVITGKGFRESRGEPHLAHANLHAAHFGEQERGVLRRRVPQWLAEPGLRDIVLGFDEAHRSHGGGGALYVRLRRRREPVR; this is translated from the coding sequence ATGACCCGCCGGCGGCGCGGTCTCTCCGAGGAGGAGCGGACGCTCTGGGCCACGGTGGCGCGGACGGCCGTGCCGCTCAGGCCCGACGACGCCGTCGAGCCGGAAGCGCCGCCCGCCCCTCCGGAGATCGACGCCGCGATGCTCGCGTCGGTGCCGCCGGCCGAGACGACGGGCGCGCCGGCTGCGCGGGCCAAGCCCTCGGTTCCGCCGCTCTCGCCGATCGAGCGCCGCGTCTTGTCGCGTGTCGCGCGCGGAACGCTCGGCATCGACGGGCGGATCGATCTGCACGGCATGACGCAGCATGACGCGCATCTGGCGCTCCGCGCCTTCCTCGTCTCGGCGCAGCTGCGCGGCGCCAAGACCGTCCTCGTCATTACCGGCAAGGGTTTTCGCGAGAGCCGCGGCGAGCCGCATCTTGCTCATGCCAATCTGCATGCGGCGCATTTCGGTGAACAGGAGCGCGGCGTGCTGCGCCGGCGCGTGCCGCAATGGCTGGCGGAGCCGGGCCTTCGCGACATCGTGCTCGGCTTCGACGAGGCGCATCGCAGCCATGGCGGCGGCGGCGCGCTCTATGTCAGGCTGCGGCGGCGGCGGGAGCCGGTGCGGTGA
- the mltA gene encoding murein transglycosylase A codes for MPSGEPRPLSPVGFAALPGWDEDDHAAAWRAFRLSAARAVEAPPKTRALGVDGASLALVAARALELPETLDATSARAFFETHFEPHEDEAGDGFFTGYYEPEADAALVPAGPYRTALLRPPEELVEIDEADPPPGLEPGMRFARRTATGFEPFFDRGAIMDGALDGRGLEIAFLADPVDAYFIHVQGAARLRLGDGRLMRVTYAAKSGHAYTPVGRVLIERGALERGKVTMQSIRAWLAAHPDEIRDVLGANRSYIFFREAPVDDPALGPIAAAKVPLTPGRSLAVDRTLHTFHVPVWIDTAIPGPAGGGEPFRRLLVAQDTGSAILGPARGDIFFGSGGSAGEIAGRMQARGRFVTLVPRA; via the coding sequence GTGCCGTCGGGGGAACCGCGTCCGCTGTCGCCGGTCGGCTTCGCCGCGCTCCCCGGATGGGACGAGGACGACCACGCCGCCGCCTGGCGCGCGTTCCGCCTGTCAGCCGCGAGAGCCGTCGAGGCGCCGCCGAAGACCCGGGCGCTCGGCGTCGACGGAGCCAGCCTGGCGCTGGTCGCGGCACGGGCGCTCGAGCTTCCCGAGACGCTCGACGCCACATCGGCCCGCGCCTTCTTCGAAACCCATTTCGAACCGCATGAAGACGAGGCCGGCGACGGCTTCTTCACCGGCTATTACGAGCCGGAGGCCGATGCCGCGCTCGTCCCGGCCGGCCCCTACCGGACGGCGCTCCTGCGGCCGCCGGAGGAACTGGTCGAGATCGACGAGGCCGATCCGCCGCCCGGCCTCGAGCCAGGCATGCGCTTCGCCCGCCGGACGGCGACCGGTTTCGAGCCGTTCTTCGACCGCGGCGCCATCATGGACGGCGCGCTCGACGGCCGCGGCCTGGAGATCGCCTTTCTCGCCGATCCCGTCGATGCCTATTTCATCCATGTCCAGGGCGCTGCCCGCCTCCGCCTCGGGGACGGCCGGCTGATGCGCGTCACCTATGCCGCGAAGTCGGGTCACGCCTATACGCCGGTCGGCCGCGTGCTGATCGAGCGCGGCGCGCTGGAGCGGGGCAAGGTGACGATGCAGTCGATCCGCGCCTGGCTGGCCGCCCATCCGGACGAAATCCGCGACGTCCTCGGCGCCAACCGCTCCTACATCTTCTTCCGCGAGGCCCCGGTCGACGATCCCGCTCTCGGACCGATCGCCGCCGCCAAGGTGCCGCTCACGCCCGGCCGCAGCCTCGCGGTCGATCGCACGCTCCACACCTTCCACGTCCCGGTCTGGATCGACACCGCCATTCCCGGTCCGGCGGGCGGCGGCGAGCCGTTCCGCCGTCTGCTGGTGGCGCAGGATACCGGCTCGGCGATCCTCGGCCCGGCGCGCGGCGACATCTTCTTCGGTTCGGGCGGCTCCGCGGGCGAGATCGCCGGCCGGATGCAGGCGCGCGGCCGCTTCGTGACGCTGGTGCCGCGGGCATGA